The following nucleotide sequence is from Methanolinea sp..
GCGGAGAATGCCCGTGCAATCGGTGCCGGCCATTCATTTATCATCATGCTCCGGGACTGTTACCCCATCAACGTGCTGAATGCAGTCAAAGGCGTCCAGGAGGTATGCAACGTTTTCTGTGCCACTGCAAACCCGGTCGAGGTGGTCATCGCTGAGTCTTCCCTCGGCCGGGGGATCATGGGAGTCATCGATGGGTATCCACCCCTGGGTGTTGAAGGGCCAAAGGATGTGAAGAACCGGACCGACCTGCTGCGGAAATTCGGGTATAAACGGGGATAAACCGTTCGGAGGCGGCGGATACGCAAGATGCCAGCATGGTTCTAGATTACTTGCCGGTCTATGTGCGGACGCTCCAGAAATAAAAAACTCCATACC
It contains:
- a CDS encoding adenosine-specific kinase; translation: MIFSRVSIRKPDDVNVILGQSHFIKTAEDLYEVLTGSVPGAKFGLAFCEASADRLVRVEGTADDLAELAAENARAIGAGHSFIIMLRDCYPINVLNAVKGVQEVCNVFCATANPVEVVIAESSLGRGIMGVIDGYPPLGVEGPKDVKNRTDLLRKFGYKRG